In Leishmania mexicana MHOM/GT/2001/U1103 complete genome, chromosome 24, a genomic segment contains:
- a CDS encoding putative ATPase domain protein, whose product MSVDGHLIADVQRLRQLGGQSLFHLVVGGKGTGKSTALQSFVSGLQVTTKARHAAGVHDCVLTAPAAASPDDDFTLWTLTYDSVARGSSTLGALSTRTALLRPFSIVVADDIDLLWLLCSMNGLLPPLQRLLQAALTSSSCAIVASAPSQDTVPAWLLEQKVPALYPLRELTEAGARRLLRSVPQPLFKSRGELLISVQTPFTSRQMFLFNTCMTLEAASHGATGEKLRSLVQEDCGFLHHRRSSTGAQRVPPRLYGLGEVRHRIRTLVSVFATHSSPGGGGRLMASLPSSTGLLLHGPSGCGKSSLARQIAADFPSIPFFFVECTMLFSKYLGESEAQLREVYRRARTRPPAVVVLEDLDVIAQSRGAMQHGDGDQSSGNGKNQPDVTRRMLAGLLCELDGVTDNSGVLTIGITNAPQVLDAAVLRQGRLETLVYIPPLTQDGAEEWCTHFFERFNGAEGERRECVVTVASHAVGCAAASLQYVLRKVFEASVLRHGWDAATAGSLPLPTLSEIQGHLFESCSVLRRVNHPHFE is encoded by the coding sequence ATGTCCGTCGATGGACACCTTATCGCTGATGTGCAGCGACTCCGGCAGCTCGGGGGGCAGTCGCTCTTCCACCTCGTTGTCGGTGGTAAAGGTACGGGCAAAAGTACGGCACTTCAGAGCTTCGTAAGTGGACTGCAGGTGACGACCAAGGCGCGGCACGCGGCCGGAGTGCATGACTGTGTTCTTACCGCACCGGCAGCTGCTTCGCCCGACGATGACTTCACTCTGTGGACGCTGACCTACGACTCTGTGGCGCGCGGCAGCTCGACGTTAGGCGCGCTCTCTACCCGTACAGCACTGCTTCGGCCCTTCTCGATCGTCGTCGCTGATGACATTGACCTCCTCTGGCTCCTATGCAGCATGAACGGCCTTCTGCCACCCCTCCAGCGTCTCCTCCAGGCAGCGTTGACGAGCTCGTCGTGTGCGATTGTTGCTAGTGCTCCCAGTCAGGACACGGTGCCGGCATGGCTACTAGAACAAAAGGTACCTGCTCTCTACCCGCTCCGCGAGCTTACCGAGGCGGGAGCGAGGCGGCTGTTGCGCAGCGTTCCTCAGCCACTCTTCAAATCACGTGGCGAGCTGCTCATTAGCGTGCAGACCCCCTTCACCTCACGCCAAATGTTTCTCTTCAACACATGCATGACACTGGAGGCCGCCTCGCACGGCGCCACGGGAGAAAAGCTGCGCTCACTGGTTCAGGAGGACTGCGGGTtcctccaccaccggcgTTCCTCCActggcgcgcagcgcgtACCTCCCCGTCTTTACGGCTTAGGCGAGGTTCGCCATCGCATCAGGACTCTTGTCTCTGTCTTCGCCACTCACAGTAGcccaggcggtggcggtcgGCTGATGgcatccctcccctcctccaccgggTTGCTTCTTCACGGCCCATCGGGGTGCGGAAAGTCCAGCCTCGCCCGCCAGATAGCCGCCGACTTTCCTTCTATCCCATTTTTCTTTGTGGAATGCACGATGCTATTCTCCAAGTACCTTGGAGAGAGTGAGGCGCAGTTGCGGGAGGTGTACCGTCGAGCACGGACACGCCCtccggcggtggtggtactGGAGGACCTGGATGTCATTGCACAGTCTCGCGGCGCGATGCAGCATGGAGACGGGGAccagagcagcggcaacggcaaaAACCAGCCCGACGTCACAAGGCGCATGCTGGCGGGTCTCCTCTGCGAGCTGGACGGCGTCACAGACAACAGTGGCGTACTCACCATTGGAATCACGAATGCACCGCAGGTGCTAGACGCTGCCGTCCTCCGCCAGGGCCGACTTGAAACGCTTGTGTACATTCCGCCCCTCACGCAGGACGGAGCAGAGGAGTGGTGCACGCATTTTTTTGAGCGATTCaacggcgcagagggagagaggcgcgagTGCGTCGTGACGGTGGCCAGCCACGCAGTCggttgcgctgctgcgtcgcttCAGTACGTCCTGCGAAAAGTGTTCGAAGCAAGCGTGCTGCGTCACGGTTGGGACGCAGCCACAGCCGGATCGCTGCCCTTGCCGACCCTTTCGGAGATTCAGGGACACCTCTTCGAGAGCTGCTCCGTGCTGAGGCGTGTGAACCACCCCCACTTCGAGTAA
- a CDS encoding transcription elongation factor-like protein yields the protein MSDCEWSSDSGVSNAEAIAAAALNMHLVELVTLQHPSRVTRRRHVYPTSDDTKASSADISQPSRASGEAPRKHARIDISSLIRQALSQSGAHCPSANVDEVAGRVVAALKQRADGAEVARAVTRALADPLNGELRESVLSGRLRPEELVALDEVSLLNQAEREVLEKARLERLNQHSVEYLERLSLTVTNMFTCPECGSRECYANFRFTDFVKWKGDDQTPTLLRCCRCSLSFRQ from the coding sequence ATGTCGGATTGCGAGTGGAGCTCTGACAGCGGTGTCTCAAACGCTGAGGCaatcgctgccgctgccctgAATATGCATCTTGTCGAGCTCGTGACGTTGCAGCACCCGTCGCGCGTGACTCGCCGCCGACATGTTTACCCGACCTCTGATGACACGAAGGCTTCTTCCGCCGACATCTCACAGCCAAGTCGCGCTAGTGGCGAGGCGCCTCGCAAGCACGCTCGGATTGACATTAGTAGCCTCATCCGACAGGCCCTCTCGCAGAGCGGTGCGCACTGCCCATCCGCCAACGTCGACGAAGTGGCGGGCCGAGTTGTCGCTGCGCTAAAACAGAGGGCTGACGGTGCGGAGGTGGCCCGAGCGGTCACCCGCGCGCTTGCCGATCCACTTAATGGGGAACTGAGAGAGAGCGTTCTCAGTGGTCGTCTGCGTCCTGAAGAGCTCGTTGCCCTCGACGAAGTGAGCCTCCTCAACCAAGCTGAGCGCGAAGTTCTGGAAAAGGCTCGACTTGAGCGGCTGAACCAGCACTCAGTGGAGTATCTAGAGAGGCTCAGCCTCACCGTTACAAACATGTTCACCTGCCCGGAGTGTGGATCTCGTGAGTGCTACGCGAACTTCCGCTTCACCGACTTTGTGAAGTGGAAGGGAGATGATCAgacgccgacgctgctgcggtgctgcaggtgctccCTATCCTTCCGTCAATGA
- a CDS encoding putative transcription elongation factor produces the protein MSDSVQLPASSEAPPLSPPPSSPPLSGVPTHSVSPLAAPSRGAEDVPNSSAPSPLKRPRVAEPITYFLTPNTLSGLSQISNSVSPSAATLAAEQVRHDARADTEAVSPKHARVESTSVTPRSPYSNLPRKIPRKTPVSSPTSSLANSTLVTPPTAAATSHACAPAPSVTTAAKRIALHQRWAALLHGVFMKERPSNESERVMDLCVRIVEAIPGDMEQTKDTFQTLLFNIKDTKNGELRRKVMEGELLVERLVTMDDLELANPELRRHIEEKIEERSKDTNLSEIRKAMRTSNSTLFKCRVCGARDSSWEQRQTRSGDEPMTVIITCNKCNTQWRKY, from the coding sequence ATGTCAGACTCCGTCCAGCTGCCCGCTTCATccgaggcgccgccgctgagtcCGCCGCCGAGTTCGCCGCCTCTGTCTGGTGTGCCGACGCATTCTGTGTCACCGctagcagcgccgtcgcgaGGGGCGGAGGACGTCCCAAACTCATCAGCCCCTTCCCCGCTGAAGCGCCCACGTGTCGCCGAGCCCATTACTTACTTTCTGACCCCCAACACTCTCAGTGGTCTCAGTCAGATCAGCAACTCGGTTTCACCCTCCGCTGCGACTTTGGCAGCGGAGCAAGTCCGCCATGATGCCCGTGCTGATACCGAGGCGGTCTCGCCGAAGCACGCGAGGGTGGAAAGCACCTCCGTCACCCCGCGGTCTCCCTACTCGAACCTGCCGCGCAAGATCCCTCGCAAGACGCCCGTCTCCAGCCCCACCTCGTCCCTCGCAAACTCCACGCTTGTTACGCCAccgactgctgccgccacatcTCATGCATGCGCGCCAGCACCTAGCGTGACAACCGCGGCAAAGAGGATCGCGCTGCATCAACGGTGGGCGGCGCTACTGCATGGCGTGTTCATGAAGGAGCGGCCGTCAAACGAGTCGGAGCGGGTGATggatctgtgtgtgcgtatcgTGGAGGCGATTCCGGGGGATATGGAGCAGACGAAGGACACTTTTCAGACGCTGCTGTTCAACATCAAGGACACCAAGAACGGCGAGCTGCGGCGGAAGGTGATGGAGGGAGAGCTGCTGGTGGAGCGTCTCGTCACGATGGACGACCTTGAGCTGGCCAATCCGGAGCTGCGCAGGCACATCGAAGAGAAGATCGAGGAGCGCTCCAAGGACACAAACCTCAGCGAGATTAGGAAGGCAATGCGGACGAGCAACTCGACACTCTTCAAGTGCCGCGTCTGCGGTGCCCGAGACTCATCCtgggagcagcggcagacgcgcTCGGGCGATGAGCCGATGACGGTGATCATTACGTGCAACAAGTGCAACACACAGTGGCGCAAGTACTAG